The following coding sequences are from one Panicum hallii strain FIL2 chromosome 5, PHallii_v3.1, whole genome shotgun sequence window:
- the LOC112894360 gene encoding glutathione S-transferase 4-like, with protein MAPMKVYGWAVSPWMARALVCLEEAGAEYEVVPMSRCRGDHRRPEHLARNPFGEIPILEDGDLTLYQSRAIATYVLRKYKPELLKEGDLEGSAVVDVWLEVEAHHMEPTRLSIIRHCIIGPYVGRERDQATVDESVANLRGRLPAYEARLSACRYLGGDNVIPANFCHFGFMRYLMATEYAGVVDAYPHVKAWWDALLARPSVRKVIAGMPPDFGYASGNIP; from the exons ATGGCGCCGATGAAGGTTTACGGGTGGGCCGTGTCGCCGTGGATGGCGCGGGCGCTGGTGTgcttggaggaggccggcgCCGAGTACGAGGTCGTCCCCATGAGCAGGTGCCGCGGCGATCACCGCCGCCCCGAGCACCTCGCCAGAAAC CCGTTCGGTGAAATCCCAATTCTGGAGGATGGTGATCTAACGCTCTACC AATCACGCGCCATCGCGACGTACGTCCTCCGCAAGTACAAGCCCGAGCTTCTCAAGGAAGGGGACCTGGAGGGATCAGCGGTGGTGGACGTATGGCTGGAGGTGGAGGCCCACCACATGGAGCCGACCCGGTTGTCCATC ATCCGGCACTGCATCATCGGCCCGTACGTGGGCCGCGAACGCGACCAAGCCACCGTCGACGAGAGCGTCGCGAATCTGAGGGGGCGGCTCCCGGC GTACGAGGCGCGGCTGTCGGCGTGCAGGTACCTCGGCGGGGACAACGTCATCCCGGCCAACTTCTGCCACTTCGGCTTCATGCGCTACTTGATGGCCACCGAGTACGCCGGCGTCGTGGACGCGTACCCGCACGTCAAGGCGTGGTGGGATGCGCTGCTGGCGAGGCCGTCGGTGAGGAAGGTGATCGCCGGCATGCCGCCGGATTTTGGCTACGCCAGCGGCAACATTCCGTAG
- the LOC112894359 gene encoding protein SRC2-like encodes MAYRVLEVALVSANDLKKVTHFSRLRVYAVASISGGDPRIPTHSTLTDHVNGSNPAWNATIHFPIPAAADTRGLALHVRLRAERAYFGDRDVGKVFVPLDDLLAGADKGGVPRPVSYQVRRPHSGRAHGVLYFCYKFTDVPAAGLPEPAEAKQGQYAKYVQDSEKAADRTMSPPTAYPPPQAMPSGYPPAQYGYGSPYAAYPPHEQQPYAYAAPPPYGYNAHHQPAMYGYGYAPAPARHGGGMGMGLGLGLLGGAVGGMMIGEMVGDYEADAAYDAGFNDALEF; translated from the coding sequence ATGGCGTACCGGGTACTAGAGGTCGCCCTAGTCTCCGCGAACGACCTCAAGAAGGTGACGCACTTCTCCCGGTTGCGCGTCTACGCAGTCGCTTCCATCTCCGGTGGCGATCCCCGCATACCCACCCACAGCACCCTCACCGACCACGTCAACGGGTCCAACCCCGCCTGGAACGCGACGATCCACTTCCCCATCCCGGCGGCCGCAGACACCCGCGGCCTCGCGCTCCACGTTAGGCTCCGTGCCGAGCGTGCCTACTTCGGCGACCGCGACGTCGGCAAGGTGTTCGTGCCCCTAGACGACCTCCTGGCCGGCGCCGACAAGGGCGGGGTGCCGAGGCCCGTGAGCTACCAAGTGCGCAGGCCGCACTCCGGCCGCGCCCACGGCGTGCTCTACTTCTGCTATAAGTTCACCGACGTCCCGGCCGCCGGCCTCCCGGAGCCGGCCGAAGCCAAACAAGGACAGTACGCCAAATACGTGCAGGACTCCGAGAAAGCAGCGGACAGGACGATGTCGCCGCCCACCGCgtacccgccgccgcaggccaTGCCATCCGGGTACCCGCCGGCGCAGTACGGGTATGGCTCGCCGTACGCGGCGTACCCGCCGCACGAGCAGCAGCCTTACGCGTACGCTGCTCCGCCACCGTACGGGTATAATGCTCACCATCAACCGGCGATGTACGGGTACGGctacgcgccggcgccggcgaggcatGGTGGGGGCATGGGGATGGGGCTCGGCCTCGGGCTCCTAGGCGGCGCCGTCGGGGGGATGATGATCGGGGAGATGGTCGGTGACTACGAGGCCGACGCCGCCTACGACGCCGGGTTCAACGACGCGTTGGAATTTTAG